From Gammaproteobacteria bacterium, the proteins below share one genomic window:
- a CDS encoding class III poly(R)-hydroxyalkanoic acid synthase subunit PhaC, which translates to MNNIPFRSDQVVEELVQFNQNLSKGVKNLLDTDEISAGVTPREEIYAEDKLKLYRYQPSTGVVQNKVPTLIVYALVNRPYMTDIQENRSTIRGLLDSGQDVYLIDWGYPDRADKYLTLDDYINGYIDRCVDVIRERHSVDKINILGICQGGVFSLCYSTLHQDKVANLVTMVTPVDCKTPDNMLSHWVQKMDIDAIVDAMGNLPGEMLNWTFLNLKPFQLMGQKYVSMVDIISDEKNVKNFMRMEKWIFDSPDQAGEAFRQFIKDFFQQNKLVEGGLKIGEHDVDLKDLKIPVLNIYAEQDHLVPPAASKALKALVGSKDYTELAFPGGHIGIYVSGKAQATVTPAISGWLKKRS; encoded by the coding sequence ATGAATAATATTCCGTTTCGTTCCGACCAGGTGGTCGAAGAACTGGTGCAGTTCAACCAGAATTTGAGCAAGGGGGTTAAAAATCTCCTCGATACGGACGAAATTTCTGCAGGGGTTACCCCACGCGAAGAAATTTATGCTGAGGACAAGCTCAAGCTCTACCGTTACCAGCCCTCGACCGGCGTGGTGCAAAACAAAGTCCCTACCCTGATCGTCTACGCACTGGTTAATCGTCCCTACATGACCGACATCCAGGAGAATCGTTCGACCATCAGGGGCTTGCTCGATTCGGGACAGGACGTCTATCTGATCGACTGGGGTTACCCGGATCGCGCAGATAAGTACCTGACCCTCGATGACTACATCAATGGCTATATCGACCGCTGTGTCGACGTCATCCGCGAACGCCACAGTGTCGACAAGATCAATATCCTCGGCATTTGCCAGGGCGGTGTTTTCAGCCTTTGCTACAGTACGCTACACCAGGACAAGGTCGCCAACCTGGTCACCATGGTGACACCGGTTGACTGCAAGACCCCGGACAATATGCTGAGTCACTGGGTACAGAAAATGGACATCGACGCGATCGTCGATGCGATGGGCAATCTGCCGGGTGAAATGCTGAACTGGACCTTTCTCAATCTCAAGCCGTTCCAGTTGATGGGGCAAAAGTATGTTTCGATGGTCGATATCATCAGCGATGAGAAGAATGTCAAGAACTTCATGCGGATGGAGAAATGGATCTTCGACAGCCCCGATCAGGCGGGCGAGGCTTTTCGCCAGTTCATCAAGGATTTCTTCCAGCAAAACAAACTGGTCGAAGGCGGGTTAAAGATCGGCGAACATGACGTTGATCTCAAGGATTTGAAGATTCCGGTGTTGAATATTTACGCGGAACAGGACCACCTGGTGCCACCGGCTGCATCGAAAGCTTTGAAAGCGCTGGTTGGCAGCAAGGACTACACCGAATTGGCGTTTCCAGGCGGCCATATCGGTATCTACGTCAGTGGCAAGGCCCAGGCAACCGTGACCCCGGCAATATCCGGCTGGCTTAAAAAACGCAGTTAA
- a CDS encoding PaaI family thioesterase, with translation MSKVTTEKFNEIIKIELPSAAETGIYLRHIDEGMAELVLPYNVKSLRPGGTIAGPFMMMLADVCMFAVVLSLLGEIKLAVTTSLNINFLRKPSECDLVARGNIIKLGKRLAVVEVSIYSEEDIVAHATGTYSIPPQTQ, from the coding sequence ATGAGCAAGGTCACCACCGAAAAATTTAACGAAATCATCAAGATCGAATTGCCCTCGGCCGCCGAAACCGGCATTTACCTGCGCCACATCGACGAGGGTATGGCCGAACTGGTCCTGCCCTATAACGTGAAATCGCTGCGCCCGGGAGGCACCATAGCGGGCCCATTCATGATGATGCTCGCCGATGTTTGCATGTTCGCTGTTGTACTGAGCCTGCTGGGCGAGATAAAGCTGGCGGTTACGACCAGCCTCAACATTAACTTTCTGCGCAAACCCAGCGAATGTGACCTGGTTGCCAGAGGTAACATCATAAAACTCGGTAAACGCCTCGCGGTGGTTGAAGTATCTATCTACAGCGAGGAGGACATCGTCGCACACGCCACCGGTACCTACTCTATCCCCCCGCAGACCCAGTAG
- the phaE gene encoding class III poly(R)-hydroxyalkanoic acid synthase subunit PhaE, producing MSESNQWTEQWFKAQQQFVDAWSDMAKTGSGGNTSQSDLWAQSFDLWRKACEGKTQPDIELAMRKCMDMGKEYFAMAEQVSKGLTEGANPVEAINQWLEQMKQSLQQLGGMPGFNGTGVSDFMKQWFAPNASWQEMVAGLTPMNQAMWQMPGMNTSVFNLGEAIDPLGRVLESPGIGYFREPQEKQQKGLQLAFEYQEANFKFNQAFLRVALESIQGFQNRLSGLDGDSIPKSLRELYDLWVEISEEHYAEFAMGEEYQALYGDMVNRLMVMRRHYGEIADDFLRAMNLPNTREIDTMQERLQQVRRENFTLKKEIKEIKAMLSQINTRTARTVKTAPAAKAASTARKAPTAKAAPARKKAAAKKAVASKAKVTRTKAGA from the coding sequence ATGAGTGAAAGTAATCAATGGACCGAACAATGGTTCAAGGCGCAGCAGCAGTTTGTCGATGCCTGGAGCGATATGGCCAAAACAGGCAGCGGCGGTAATACCAGTCAGTCTGACCTGTGGGCACAGAGTTTCGATCTATGGCGCAAGGCCTGCGAAGGCAAGACGCAACCTGACATCGAGCTGGCCATGCGCAAATGCATGGATATGGGCAAGGAATATTTCGCCATGGCAGAGCAAGTCAGCAAGGGTCTCACCGAGGGAGCCAACCCTGTCGAAGCGATCAATCAATGGCTGGAGCAAATGAAACAATCGCTACAACAGCTTGGTGGGATGCCCGGGTTCAACGGTACCGGCGTCAGCGACTTCATGAAACAGTGGTTTGCTCCAAATGCCAGCTGGCAGGAAATGGTGGCTGGCCTGACGCCGATGAACCAGGCGATGTGGCAAATGCCTGGCATGAATACTTCGGTCTTCAACCTGGGTGAAGCTATCGACCCGCTGGGTAGAGTACTGGAATCACCAGGCATTGGTTATTTTCGTGAACCCCAGGAAAAGCAGCAAAAAGGTCTTCAATTGGCGTTCGAGTATCAGGAAGCCAACTTCAAATTCAACCAGGCCTTCCTGCGCGTTGCGCTCGAATCGATCCAGGGATTTCAGAACCGACTGTCGGGGCTCGACGGTGACAGTATCCCGAAATCTCTACGCGAACTTTACGACCTCTGGGTTGAAATCAGCGAAGAGCACTACGCCGAATTCGCGATGGGCGAAGAGTACCAGGCGCTTTACGGCGACATGGTCAACCGCCTGATGGTCATGCGCCGCCACTACGGTGAAATCGCCGACGATTTTCTGCGTGCCATGAACCTGCCGAACACGCGCGAAATCGACACTATGCAGGAGCGTTTACAGCAAGTACGACGTGAAAACTTCACCCTGAAAAAGGAGATCAAGGAAATCAAGGCGATGTTGTCGCAAATTAATACCAGAACCGCGCGAACAGTGAAGACAGCACCCGCAGCGAAAGCGGCGTCCACGGCCAGGAAAGCGCCCACCGCCAAAGCGGCCCCGGCCCGCAAGAAAGCGGCAGCTAAAAAAGCTGTGGCCAGCAAGGCCAAAGTAACCAGAACCAAAGCAGGAGCCTGA